GGGATTGCCCGAAACAGGCCGCAGCAAAGCGCCTCTGGTCGAAGTGCTGGAAGAAGACCTTGGGCAATTCCTTGGCCGTGCGAAAGAAGCGACGCTGAAAGACGATGGTAAGATCGAACAGGAGCTTCGCAAGATTGCGCGTCGCACCACGCTCGATGAGATTGGCAAAAAAGCCGAGGTGAGTGTCATTATTAGCCGTTTGGCTTGATAGCGACGCTATTTAGTCGAAAAGCTGGCAGAAGCTATCGAATAGGGCCGCTCTCCTGAGAAAATAGGGAGGGCGGCTCATGTCTGCACATGACTTTATCAATCTGAAAACTTATCCCATCGGGGCTGATAGCCCTGAAAGGGTGGCGTTGCTTGAGAGCGTGCGCGCAGATTTGGAGCGTGATGGATGCGCTGTTCTAAAGGGGTTTTTGACGGCTGATGGCGTTGCGGCGCTGACAGCCGAGGCAGAAAGCGTATCAGAACAAGGCTACCGCTCATTTAACCGTACCAATGCATACTTCACAAAGGATGATCCCGACTTGCCAGCGGATCACCCCAAGCGACAGTTTTTTGATCGCTCCAACGCATTCATTCCTGCTGACAACTTTTCACCTGACGGGGCCTTACGTCAGATCCATGACTTTGAAGGCTTTGACGCCTTTATTCAGGCGTGTTTGCAGGAAGAGAATTTTTATCGCTATGCTGACCCGTTGGCGGATGTGATCGTGAATATGGCAGAGGAAGGCGAGGGCTTCCCTTGGCATTTTGATACAAATAATTTCACGGTAACACTTGCCATTCAGAATGCCGAAAGCGGGGGCGCTTTTGAGTATGCGCCTGCGATCCGTGCTGAGACCGAAAACTTTGACGAAGTCGGCCGCGTTCTGCGTGGGCAATCTGACAGAGTGAAAGTGCTAGAACTGGAACCCGGCGATTTGCAGCTCTTTCGCGGGCGCTACTCTTTACATCGCGTCGCACCGCTTAAGGGGCAGCGGCGGCGCTATGTTGCGATTTTTTCGTATGTTGAAGAGCCAAACATGGTTGGGGCGCCAGAGCGTACAGAACAGCTTTATGGGCGCACCCTGCCCATTCATCACGAACGGGCAGGGCAACGGATTGATGTGTTGATGGATTAGTTTTCCATACGTTCTTCAAAGCTTTTGGCAATAAAGGTTGGCATATCAGTGCCAAGGCCAACCGGCTGACCGCCGCGCTGGTTGTTGTTGCGGGTGTTGTCATTTGTCCGTGGCGTATTTTTACGCTCATTTTGCTGTGAACGGCTTTGAGCCTGCTCATTTTGTGTGTCGCTAGGCTGGGATGCAGCGGGCGTTTCTTGCTTTGGCGCATCTTCTTTTGTGGCTTCGACGATCTCAGCTTTGGGCGCTGCAGACTTGGGTTTGCGCGAGCGGGAGGGGCGCTTTGGCTTCTCTTCTGTCTCGGGCTTACTTGTGGCTGCGGCTGTTTCAGGCTCAGATACAAGCTCCTCACCGCCCCGCGGGATCTGGTGCTTCACCAAGGCTTCGATGTCTGTAAGGTTACGCTCGTCGCGCGTGCTGCAGATCATGATCGCGGTGCCTTTTTTGCCTGCGCGACCTGTCCGACCGATACGGTGAACGTAGTCTTCGGCATGGCTTGGCACGTCGTAGTTAAAGACATGGCTAACGTTTGGAATATCTA
This genomic window from Lentibacter algarum contains:
- a CDS encoding phytanoyl-CoA dioxygenase family protein; translated protein: MSAHDFINLKTYPIGADSPERVALLESVRADLERDGCAVLKGFLTADGVAALTAEAESVSEQGYRSFNRTNAYFTKDDPDLPADHPKRQFFDRSNAFIPADNFSPDGALRQIHDFEGFDAFIQACLQEENFYRYADPLADVIVNMAEEGEGFPWHFDTNNFTVTLAIQNAESGGAFEYAPAIRAETENFDEVGRVLRGQSDRVKVLELEPGDLQLFRGRYSLHRVAPLKGQRRRYVAIFSYVEEPNMVGAPERTEQLYGRTLPIHHERAGQRIDVLMD